In Chiloscyllium punctatum isolate Juve2018m chromosome X, sChiPun1.3, whole genome shotgun sequence, the following are encoded in one genomic region:
- the LOC140471079 gene encoding interleukin-23 subunit alpha-like has translation MKKCGELLTFILLLNVAGITGSVPDQLSSWSSCRILSRNLTSKAFNYMHGWEHCPRNFKLNDSEDIPRIEVSDNCDPITLRTVPETCLKKIKEGLSYYRNQFRQLGNVEESIHNNDMRKFAHNLSKIILDLLKSIKNSDSSADDRTIDRVAADNRPVKIHKIRDWELNCTLFRTLERFQSFSSLVARVFGHPSGNPSEHQNTGDCGV, from the exons ATGAAAAAATGTGGCGAGTTGCTGACGTTCATCTTGCTGCTCAATGTGGCTGGGATCACGGGCTCAGTCCCCGATCAACTGTCCAGTTGGTCATCCTGTCGAATTCTTTCCAGGAACCTCACTTCCAAGGCTTTTAACTACATGCATGGATGG GAGCATTGCCCGAGAAATTTTAAATTGAATGACAGTGAGGACATCCCACGTATCGAAGTCAGTGATAActgtgaccccatcacactcaggACAGTTCCAGAG ACGTGCCTTAAGAAAATTAAAGAAGGCCTATCATATTACCGCAATCAGTTCCGCCAACTTGGAAACGTGGAAGAGTCAATACACAACAACGACATGCGGAAATTTGCGCATAATCTTTCTAAAATCATCTTGGATCTCCTCAAGTCAATCAAG AACTCAGACAGCAGCGCAGATGACAGGACCATAGACAGAGTGGCTGCGGATAATAGACCTGTCAAGATACACAAGATCAGAGATTGGGAGCTGAACTGTACATTGTTTAGAACACTTGAGAGATTTCAGTCCTTCTCATCTCTGGTGGCTCGTGTCTTTGGACATCCTTCAGGAAACCCTTCGGAACATCAGAACACTGGGGATTGTGGGGTATAG